One genomic region from Leptolyngbyaceae cyanobacterium JSC-12 encodes:
- a CDS encoding transcriptional regulator, Spx/MgsR family (IMG reference gene:2510094659~PFAM: ArsC family~TIGRFAM: transcriptional regulator, Spx/MgsR family) produces MSIQVYGIPNCGTCKKAFAWLESNGVDYEFINTKEQPPTQAMIQEWVDALGSKPMRNTSGQSYRALGTTKDDWTDAQWVEAFANDAMLLKRPLFVKDGVAVLVGFRDKDEVIRQKLGI; encoded by the coding sequence ATGTCCATTCAAGTTTACGGAATTCCCAACTGCGGCACCTGCAAAAAGGCCTTCGCCTGGCTGGAGAGCAACGGCGTTGACTACGAATTCATCAACACCAAAGAGCAACCGCCCACCCAAGCCATGATTCAGGAATGGGTAGATGCCCTCGGCTCAAAGCCCATGCGAAACACCTCAGGACAATCCTATCGGGCATTGGGCACGACCAAGGATGACTGGACCGATGCCCAATGGGTAGAAGCATTTGCCAACGATGCCATGCTGCTAAAACGTCCGCTGTTTGTCAAAGATGGAGTGGCTGTGCTGGTTGGTTTTCGTGACAAAGACGAGGTGATTCGCCAAAAGTTGGGAATTTAG
- a CDS encoding metallothionein family 14 (IMG reference gene:2510094652~PFAM: Prokaryotic metallothionein), translating into MTTVTQMKCACPDCLCIVNLSDAVMKDGKAYCGEACANGHPEGAGCGHTGCGCHS; encoded by the coding sequence ATGACTACGGTGACTCAAATGAAATGTGCTTGCCCAGATTGTTTGTGTATTGTCAATCTCAGCGATGCTGTGATGAAAGACGGCAAAGCTTATTGTGGAGAAGCCTGTGCTAATGGACACCCAGAAGGGGCAGGCTGCGGTCACACTGGCTGTGGGTGCCATTCTTAA
- a CDS encoding hypothetical protein (IMG reference gene:2510094655) produces MQLSYRGVKYDYNPANPVSAEYPQAGVDLKFRGASYRRGEVAKVERLGAIFKYRGASYSHQPIADVEATVPAVAPVVEAAAPAAISVEDKARLLTYGHSQAVRNRHHVMLSRTAKELGFSGNLANYWNQVQGEIDSALWADYDRSHVALS; encoded by the coding sequence ATGCAACTCTCTTATCGCGGTGTTAAGTACGACTACAATCCTGCTAATCCTGTTAGCGCTGAATATCCACAGGCTGGTGTTGACCTGAAGTTTCGTGGTGCCTCTTATCGTCGTGGTGAAGTCGCCAAAGTGGAACGCCTGGGTGCAATTTTCAAATATCGCGGAGCTAGCTACAGCCATCAGCCTATTGCTGACGTTGAAGCTACCGTACCTGCGGTTGCCCCTGTCGTTGAAGCTGCTGCACCTGCGGCAATCTCTGTTGAAGACAAGGCTCGTTTATTGACCTATGGTCACAGTCAAGCAGTGAGAAATCGGCATCATGTTATGCTATCTCGTACTGCTAAAGAGTTAGGTTTCTCCGGTAACCTGGCTAACTACTGGAACCAAGTTCAAGGTGAGATCGATTCTGCATTATGGGCAGATTATGATCGTAGCCATGTTGCTCTCAGCTAA
- a CDS encoding molecular chaperone (small heat shock protein) (IMG reference gene:2510094653~PFAM: Hsp20/alpha crystallin family), translated as MAIIRWQPWQEFDALRRQFDDLFDELAPISRVSSRINGHAWSPAIELKSTDDAVILRAELPGIKADDLDVQVTREAVSISGEYKSETKTEDKEHQIHRSEFRYGSFQRMIPLPVAVQNDQAKAEFKDGILTLTLPKVEAEKPKVVKVSVNGDAS; from the coding sequence ATGGCAATTATTCGTTGGCAACCCTGGCAAGAGTTTGATGCATTGCGTCGTCAATTTGATGATTTGTTTGATGAGCTAGCACCCATTAGCCGCGTGAGCAGCAGAATAAATGGACATGCTTGGTCGCCTGCAATCGAGTTGAAAAGCACCGATGACGCAGTCATCTTACGGGCTGAACTTCCTGGTATCAAAGCAGATGATCTGGACGTTCAGGTAACTCGTGAAGCTGTTTCGATTTCTGGCGAGTACAAGTCTGAAACTAAGACGGAAGATAAAGAACATCAAATCCATCGCTCTGAGTTCCGGTATGGCAGTTTTCAACGTATGATTCCTCTGCCAGTAGCCGTTCAAAACGATCAGGCGAAGGCTGAATTCAAGGATGGAATTCTCACCCTAACCTTGCCGAAAGTAGAAGCTGAGAAGCCCAAAGTGGTCAAGGTTTCTGTGAATGGTGATGCATCGTAA
- a CDS encoding hypothetical protein (IMG reference gene:2510094660), translating to MTFTQAEFNLRCEWGVAGITQLAPISDVVVIVDVLSFSISVDIATCNGAIAFPYCWKDDSALAYAQSLQAELAGRDRASGYSLSPQLRCCRFLPRLAWCCLLPAEAAIAAFHQAKDYLAISLANCGSGKELIARGFAADVELASQLNVSDCIPRLVNHAYINQSRDRVI from the coding sequence ATGACCTTTACACAGGCAGAATTTAATTTGCGGTGTGAATGGGGTGTAGCAGGGATTACCCAATTAGCGCCCATCAGCGATGTAGTAGTGATTGTCGATGTGTTGTCGTTTTCTATCAGTGTAGACATAGCCACCTGCAATGGCGCGATCGCCTTTCCCTACTGCTGGAAAGATGACTCAGCACTCGCTTATGCCCAATCCCTTCAGGCAGAACTGGCAGGACGCGATCGCGCGTCTGGTTATTCCCTCTCTCCCCAGCTTCGTTGCTGTCGATTCCTGCCGAGACTCGCCTGGTGTTGCCTTCTCCCAGCTGAAGCCGCGATCGCCGCATTCCACCAGGCAAAAGACTATCTTGCTATCTCACTTGCCAACTGCGGCTCTGGGAAAGAATTAATTGCCAGAGGCTTCGCGGCTGATGTAGAACTAGCAAGCCAACTCAACGTCAGCGATTGCATACCGCGTTTAGTCAACCACGCCTACATCAATCAATCCCGCGATCGTGTAATCTAA
- a CDS encoding Complex I intermediate-associated protein 30 (CIA30) (IMG reference gene:2510094658~PFAM: Complex I intermediate-associated protein 30 (CIA30)): MSQPSRQWDAGRFLQTLSYFEAIPVVSWLQQMFFGSNPPPLPQPQAGVIFDFSQPSEALTQTWGALDDVVMGGVSASSMQWQGEAALFAGYVSTANSGGFASVRTRNFEPPLNLTGSTGIELQMKGDGQRYKFLIRDEDSWDSLAYAYSFDTVPDQWMTVRIPFNLMAPVFRAKTVNTGQTLNPGRIRSLQLMLSKFEYNGALNPHFQPGEFRLLVKAIAVY, from the coding sequence ATGTCTCAACCCAGTCGTCAGTGGGATGCCGGTCGATTTCTCCAGACTCTTTCCTACTTTGAAGCCATTCCCGTTGTTAGTTGGTTGCAACAGATGTTTTTTGGTTCCAATCCTCCCCCACTGCCCCAACCCCAAGCAGGTGTAATTTTCGATTTCAGTCAGCCATCTGAAGCGTTGACCCAAACCTGGGGTGCCCTGGATGATGTGGTCATGGGGGGGGTCAGTGCCAGTTCCATGCAATGGCAGGGTGAAGCAGCACTATTTGCAGGGTATGTGTCTACTGCTAACTCTGGTGGATTTGCCTCGGTTCGCACCCGCAACTTTGAACCACCGCTGAATCTAACTGGCTCCACGGGCATTGAGCTTCAGATGAAGGGTGACGGGCAGCGTTATAAGTTTCTGATCCGAGATGAAGATTCCTGGGATAGCCTTGCCTATGCTTACTCGTTTGATACAGTACCAGATCAATGGATGACCGTGCGGATTCCGTTTAATCTGATGGCTCCGGTGTTTCGTGCCAAAACGGTGAATACTGGACAAACTCTCAACCCAGGAAGAATTCGATCGCTCCAGTTGATGCTCAGCAAGTTTGAATACAACGGTGCCCTCAATCCCCATTTTCAACCCGGTGAGTTTCGCTTGTTGGTGAAGGCGATCGCGGTTTATTGA
- a CDS encoding putative membrane protein (IMG reference gene:2510094651~PFAM: Predicted membrane protein (DUF2079)), with the protein MTRINVFSNIRLLWEKHQDELKPVLILAAAFFVGVLTVALHRYFTFYASYDQGIFAQLFWNGIHGRFFQSSLSSGLSGAVVHDGQVPTVFYHRLGQHFDPIQLIWHPFFALFPNAATLVMLQTAYVTVAGLVLYTLARHYLKPSLSWMIVAGFYGSVAVIGPTLSNYHDLSQIPLFLFTLFLAFEKRWWWLFWLMAVFTVLARQDAGVTLFGVGLYLILSRRHPWAGVGLCSLGFGYVIVASNVFMPMFSKDVSQRFMIERFGHFANGNEASSLEILWGILTNPGRLLRHLLSAPDQKIFYLFGQTLSLVFVPLISPSAWVLISPPLAQLFLQGGQSRFSIYIRYAITLAPGLFYGAILWWSVHQDRFRLRFRKIWTGFIILSLLIMLLKNPHRAFYFVVPDSFQPWVYVPLMRQWEHAAQVRSLIQQVPPNASVSATTYIIPHMATRRAILRVPFLQYRDDDQQVKEVDYILMDLWQLNQYQPAFREERGYLRDLLSQTEYWMTQKNYGIQAITDGVILMQRGVSSKPELLKTWEELRQTYQSTLKPQ; encoded by the coding sequence ATGACCCGGATAAATGTCTTTTCGAATATCAGGCTCTTGTGGGAAAAGCACCAAGATGAGCTAAAGCCAGTCTTGATTCTGGCAGCGGCGTTTTTTGTAGGGGTGCTCACCGTTGCGTTACACCGCTACTTTACGTTTTATGCCTCCTACGATCAGGGTATTTTTGCTCAACTGTTTTGGAATGGCATTCACGGACGCTTTTTTCAAAGTTCGCTATCTTCTGGCTTGTCTGGGGCGGTCGTGCATGATGGGCAAGTACCAACTGTTTTCTATCATCGATTGGGGCAGCATTTTGACCCAATTCAGTTGATATGGCATCCATTTTTTGCCTTGTTTCCGAATGCGGCAACGCTAGTGATGTTGCAAACAGCATACGTCACAGTCGCGGGATTGGTACTTTACACGTTAGCGCGCCACTATCTAAAGCCATCCTTATCTTGGATGATTGTGGCTGGATTTTACGGTTCGGTCGCAGTCATCGGTCCAACGTTATCCAACTATCATGACCTGAGCCAGATTCCACTGTTTCTATTCACGCTGTTTCTAGCATTTGAAAAGCGCTGGTGGTGGCTATTCTGGCTAATGGCAGTGTTCACCGTACTAGCACGACAGGATGCAGGAGTAACATTGTTTGGGGTTGGACTGTATCTAATCCTTAGTCGGCGGCATCCCTGGGCAGGCGTGGGACTGTGTAGTTTGGGGTTTGGCTATGTGATAGTGGCGAGCAACGTCTTTATGCCGATGTTCTCTAAGGATGTTTCGCAACGGTTCATGATTGAGCGGTTTGGGCATTTTGCGAACGGGAACGAAGCGTCTAGTCTGGAGATTTTGTGGGGGATTCTAACTAATCCGGGGCGGTTGCTTAGGCATCTATTGTCAGCACCGGATCAAAAGATTTTTTACCTGTTTGGGCAAACCCTGTCGCTGGTATTTGTGCCGTTGATTTCGCCAAGTGCCTGGGTGCTGATCAGTCCCCCATTGGCTCAATTGTTTTTGCAGGGGGGACAGTCACGATTTTCGATCTATATTCGCTACGCTATTACGCTGGCACCGGGTTTATTTTATGGGGCAATCTTGTGGTGGTCAGTGCATCAGGATCGCTTTAGACTCCGATTTCGCAAAATTTGGACAGGTTTCATTATTCTGTCGTTGCTAATTATGCTGTTGAAGAATCCTCATCGGGCCTTTTACTTTGTGGTGCCGGATTCGTTTCAACCCTGGGTGTACGTGCCACTGATGCGCCAATGGGAGCATGCTGCTCAGGTGCGATCGCTGATTCAGCAAGTTCCGCCCAATGCCTCTGTTTCTGCCACCACCTACATCATTCCGCACATGGCAACCCGCCGCGCGATCTTGCGAGTTCCATTTTTGCAATATCGAGATGATGACCAACAGGTGAAAGAGGTGGACTACATTTTGATGGATTTATGGCAATTAAACCAGTATCAGCCAGCGTTTCGCGAAGAACGTGGCTACCTGCGAGATCTACTGTCACAGACTGAATATTGGATGACACAGAAGAACTATGGCATTCAAGCGATCACAGATGGCGTGATCTTAATGCAGCGAGGTGTTTCGTCTAAACCGGAACTGCTCAAAACCTGGGAAGAACTTCGCCAAACGTATCAGTCTACATTGAAACCTCAGTAA
- a CDS encoding ureidoglycolate hydrolase (IMG reference gene:2510094657~PFAM: Ureidoglycolate hydrolase), whose amino-acid sequence MDQSLSPAPTPLMETYLLLKLHPQPITPETFRPFGQVISASEDGELHGSADAQLQLQNGIPRFYIMRLHHRGLKFGKITRHQQVTQCLGSLNGQEWFIAVAHPSDDPIPDWESITAFRIPGNCFIKLEMGTWHAGPYFEAPTVDFYNLELSDTNIVDHDTCNLLETYGVEYEIMPSALMF is encoded by the coding sequence GTGGATCAATCCCTATCGCCTGCTCCCACACCACTTATGGAAACCTATCTGCTGCTTAAACTCCACCCTCAACCCATTACCCCAGAAACGTTCCGACCTTTTGGACAGGTCATTTCCGCCTCAGAAGATGGGGAACTGCATGGTTCAGCCGATGCTCAACTACAACTGCAAAACGGCATCCCCCGTTTTTACATCATGCGACTGCATCATAGAGGGTTGAAGTTTGGCAAAATTACTCGCCATCAGCAAGTGACTCAATGCTTAGGATCTCTCAATGGGCAAGAATGGTTCATTGCTGTTGCGCACCCCAGCGACGATCCTATTCCAGATTGGGAGAGCATCACTGCTTTTCGGATTCCAGGCAATTGCTTCATTAAGTTAGAAATGGGTACATGGCACGCTGGTCCTTATTTTGAAGCCCCAACCGTCGATTTTTATAACCTGGAATTGAGCGATACTAATATTGTCGATCACGACACCTGCAATCTCCTGGAAACCTACGGCGTTGAATATGAAATTATGCCCTCTGCCTTGATGTTTTGA
- a CDS encoding theronine dehydrogenase-like Zn-dependent dehydrogenase (IMG reference gene:2510094656~PFAM: Alcohol dehydrogenase GroES-like domain; Zinc-binding dehydrogenase), which translates to MKAQVFRGVNQLSYEELPVPEIAGDEVLVRVNVVGLCQSDIKKIRYPLYEPPRIFGHETAGTIAAVGSDVQGWSVGDRVVVLHHIPCMHCAYCLNENYSMCATYKNITTTAGFVPSGGGFAEYVKVPGHIVRNSGLISIPDDVTFEQASFVEPTNCCLKAVKKAQVQPGQTVLVTGAGPIGLMFIMLVKYFGARAIATDLLPSRIEKALSVGADAAFDARDRDLPAKIHAMTGDMGVDTSLLAVPSDKAFFQALDCTRKGGKILFFAEFPDEVEIPINPNILYRREIDLMGSYSSSYRVQQLAADVVFNKRINVDALVSDRYPLKDLAAAVEQAIAPTPETYKILIYP; encoded by the coding sequence ATGAAAGCGCAGGTGTTTCGTGGAGTTAACCAGCTCAGTTATGAAGAGCTTCCAGTGCCAGAAATTGCTGGAGATGAAGTACTGGTTCGAGTCAATGTGGTGGGACTGTGCCAATCGGACATCAAAAAAATTCGCTATCCGTTGTATGAACCGCCCCGAATTTTTGGACATGAAACGGCGGGCACGATCGCCGCAGTTGGTTCGGATGTACAAGGGTGGAGTGTAGGCGATCGCGTAGTCGTGCTGCATCACATTCCCTGCATGCACTGCGCCTACTGTTTGAACGAAAACTACTCCATGTGTGCTACCTACAAAAACATCACGACCACGGCAGGCTTTGTACCCAGTGGCGGCGGCTTTGCTGAATACGTAAAAGTGCCAGGGCACATCGTGCGCAATAGCGGGCTGATCTCAATTCCTGATGATGTGACGTTTGAGCAGGCAAGCTTTGTAGAACCAACTAATTGCTGTCTCAAGGCAGTTAAGAAAGCGCAGGTTCAGCCTGGACAGACTGTGCTTGTAACAGGCGCAGGTCCAATTGGGTTGATGTTCATTATGTTGGTGAAATATTTCGGGGCACGCGCGATCGCCACGGATTTACTTCCCTCTCGCATTGAAAAAGCCCTGAGCGTGGGTGCGGATGCTGCCTTTGATGCTCGCGATCGCGATTTGCCAGCCAAAATTCATGCCATGACGGGTGATATGGGAGTAGATACCAGCCTGCTCGCCGTTCCCAGCGACAAAGCTTTTTTCCAAGCCCTTGACTGTACCCGTAAAGGCGGCAAGATTCTGTTCTTTGCAGAGTTCCCGGATGAAGTGGAAATCCCGATTAATCCCAATATTCTTTATCGCCGGGAAATTGACTTAATGGGCAGTTACAGTTCCTCTTATCGGGTCCAGCAATTGGCAGCAGACGTTGTGTTCAACAAGCGAATTAATGTGGATGCGTTAGTCAGCGATCGCTATCCCTTAAAAGACCTTGCTGCCGCGGTAGAGCAGGCGATCGCGCCCACTCCAGAAACATACAAAATTTTGATTTATCCATAG
- a CDS encoding chaperone protein DnaK (IMG reference gene:2510094654~PFAM: Hsp70 protein~TIGRFAM: chaperone protein DnaK), giving the protein MAKVVGIDLGTTNSCVAVMEGGKPTVIANAEGFRTTPSVVAFAKNGDRLVGQIAKRQAVMNPENTFYSVKRFIGRRFEEVANEMTEVSYKVLNVGNNVKLDCPAKGEQFAPEQISAEVLRKLKEDASKYLGEDVTQAVITVPAYFNDSQRQATKDAGKIAGLEVLRIINEPTAASLAYGLDKKSNETILVFDLGGGTFDVSILEVGDGVFEVLATSGDTHLGGDDFDKKIVDYLAEEFRKTEGIDLRKDRQALQRLTEAAEKAKIELSSVTQAEINLPFITATQDGPKHLDTTLTRAKFEELCSDLIDRCRVPVETALRDAKLSKENIDEVVMVGGSTRIPAILELVKRTLGKDPNQTVNPDEVVAVGAAIQAGVLAGEVKDILLLDVTPLSLGVETLGGVMTKIIPRNTTIPTKKSEVFSTAVDGQSNVEIHVLQGERELANDNKSLGTFRLDGIPSAPRGVPQIEVTFDIDANGILQVTAKDKGTGKEQSISITGASTLPKEEVERMVKDAERNAAADKERREKIDLKNQADTLAYQAEKQLGELGDKVPEADKTKLEGLIKDLREAASKEDFDRIKSLTTELQQALYTIGSNIYQQAGGASPGDGSSSDPGAGSSAGAGSSGEDDVIDADFTESK; this is encoded by the coding sequence ATGGCAAAAGTTGTCGGAATTGACCTTGGGACCACGAACTCTTGTGTTGCTGTGATGGAGGGTGGCAAACCAACTGTCATCGCCAATGCCGAAGGTTTTCGGACGACTCCCTCGGTTGTTGCATTTGCCAAAAATGGCGATCGCCTGGTAGGGCAAATTGCCAAGCGCCAAGCCGTTATGAACCCTGAAAACACCTTCTACTCGGTTAAGCGGTTCATCGGTCGTCGGTTTGAAGAAGTCGCCAACGAAATGACCGAAGTCTCCTACAAAGTTTTGAACGTCGGTAACAACGTTAAGTTGGATTGTCCCGCCAAAGGTGAGCAGTTTGCCCCGGAGCAAATCTCAGCGGAAGTACTGCGCAAGCTTAAGGAAGATGCCAGCAAATATTTGGGCGAAGACGTGACCCAGGCAGTTATTACCGTTCCCGCTTACTTCAACGACTCGCAACGACAAGCAACAAAAGATGCTGGCAAAATTGCTGGGTTGGAAGTCCTGCGGATTATCAATGAACCCACGGCTGCATCGCTTGCCTACGGGCTAGACAAAAAGAGTAACGAAACGATTCTTGTGTTTGACCTTGGAGGCGGGACGTTCGACGTTTCCATTCTGGAAGTGGGTGACGGCGTATTTGAAGTGCTGGCAACCTCTGGTGATACTCACCTGGGTGGAGACGACTTTGACAAGAAAATCGTAGATTACCTAGCTGAAGAATTCCGTAAGACAGAAGGCATTGATCTCCGTAAAGATAGACAAGCACTACAACGCCTCACTGAGGCGGCTGAAAAAGCCAAAATCGAACTTTCCAGTGTGACTCAGGCAGAAATTAACCTACCCTTCATTACTGCAACCCAAGACGGGCCCAAACACCTGGACACAACTCTTACCCGTGCCAAGTTTGAAGAACTTTGCTCTGACCTGATTGATCGCTGCCGTGTTCCCGTTGAAACTGCTCTGCGAGATGCCAAACTCAGCAAAGAAAATATCGATGAAGTGGTGATGGTTGGCGGCTCTACCCGGATTCCTGCAATTCTGGAACTGGTAAAACGCACTCTAGGCAAAGATCCCAACCAAACCGTGAACCCAGATGAAGTGGTTGCCGTTGGGGCTGCAATTCAGGCAGGTGTCTTGGCTGGGGAAGTTAAAGATATTCTCTTACTCGATGTCACACCCCTCTCATTAGGTGTAGAAACCCTGGGTGGCGTCATGACCAAAATCATTCCCCGCAACACTACAATTCCCACCAAGAAGTCGGAAGTATTCTCAACGGCAGTGGATGGTCAAAGTAATGTGGAAATTCACGTTCTGCAAGGGGAACGGGAACTGGCAAATGATAACAAGAGTCTGGGAACCTTCCGTCTGGATGGTATTCCTTCAGCTCCCCGTGGTGTTCCTCAAATTGAAGTGACCTTTGACATTGATGCAAACGGAATTTTGCAAGTTACAGCAAAAGACAAGGGCACTGGTAAAGAGCAATCCATTAGCATCACTGGAGCTTCAACTTTACCGAAGGAAGAAGTGGAACGCATGGTGAAAGATGCTGAACGCAATGCTGCGGCAGATAAAGAGCGTCGAGAAAAAATTGACCTCAAGAACCAGGCAGATACTTTGGCCTACCAGGCAGAAAAACAGTTGGGTGAACTTGGTGACAAAGTTCCCGAAGCCGACAAAACTAAACTAGAAGGCTTGATCAAAGACCTGAGAGAGGCAGCTAGCAAGGAAGACTTCGATCGCATCAAGTCTCTCACAACTGAACTACAACAGGCGCTTTACACCATTGGCAGCAATATTTACCAACAAGCTGGCGGTGCGTCTCCAGGTGATGGCAGTTCTTCTGATCCTGGTGCTGGGTCTTCTGCGGGAGCAGGCAGCAGTGGTGAAGATGACGTGATTGATGCTGACTTCACCGAATCCAAGTAA